From Poecile atricapillus isolate bPoeAtr1 chromosome 13, bPoeAtr1.hap1, whole genome shotgun sequence, one genomic window encodes:
- the SPRY4 gene encoding protein sprouty homolog 4: MEPRIPHNITVVPNSVMVQPLLDSRIPYGRLQHPLTILPIDQMKTTHIENDYTDNPSASQPPAQKRPRAPQEPGSGSQHPQRCEQDVTHPWISFSGRPSSISSSSSTSSDQRLLDHMAPVPVAEQSSPRAVRIQPKAINCKPLELKGPAPQELDKHFLLCEACGKCKCKECALPRTLPSCWVCNQECLCSAQNLVNYSTCMCLVKGVFYHCTNEDDEGTCADHPCSCSHSNCCARWSFMSALSLVLPCLLCYLPATGCVKLSQRCYDQVSRPGCRCKNTNSVICKALPESKGAEKPF; the protein is encoded by the coding sequence ATGGAGCCCCGGATTCCTCACAACATCACCGTGGTCCCCAACTCTGTGATGGTGCAGCCCTTGCTGGACAGTCGGATCCCGTACGGGCGGCTGCAGCACCCGCTGACCATCCTGCCCATCGACCAGATGAAGACCACCCACATCGAGAACGACTACACCGACAACCCCAGCGCCTCCCAGCCGCCAGCCCAGAAGCGTCCCCGCGCCCCCCAGGAGCCGGGCTCGGGCAGCCAGCACCCGCAGCGCTGCGAGCAGGATGTCACCCACCCCTGGATCTCCTTCAGCGGGCgccccagctccatcagcagcagcagcagcacatcctcAGACCAAAGGCTGCTGGACCACATGGCCCCGGTGCCCGTGGCAGAGCAATCGTCCCCCCGCGCCGTTCGCATCCAGCCCAAGGCCATCAACTGCAAACCCCTGGAGCTGAAGGGCCCCGCGCCCCAGGAGCTGGACAAGCACTTCCTGCTGTGCGAGGCCTGTGGGAAATGCAAGTGCAAGGAGTGCGCCCTGCCCCGGACTCTGCCGTCCTGCTGGGTGTGCAACCAGGAGTGTCTGTGCTCGGCGCAGAACCTGGTCAACTACTCCACCTGCATGTGCCTGGTCAAGGGCGTCTTCTACCACTGCACCAACGAGGATGACGAGGGCACCTGTGCTGACcacccctgctcctgctcccactCCAACTGCTGCGCCCGCTGGTCCTTCATGAGCGCCCTGTCCCTGGtgctgccctgcctgctctgctaCCTGCCCGCCACCGGCTGCGTCAAGCTGTCCCAGAGATGCTACGACCAAGTCAGCCGGCCTGGATGCAGATGCAAAAACACAAACAGTGTCATTTGCAAGGCATTGCCTGAGAGCAAAGGGGCAGAAAAGCCCTTTTAA